In the Uranotaenia lowii strain MFRU-FL chromosome 1, ASM2978415v1, whole genome shotgun sequence genome, AAAACAAGAGCTGTGATGTTTCGGTTCAtatgaataatgttttttttttcaatattacatAAATTTATTTGCATCTTTGTACAAAAAATCCGATTACAATTATTCTAAAAGATGAATTACTCTTTTTGTAGCTcatttcctttttaaattattactaCTGAAGTTGAACATTTTTTGGGTCTTCTGAATCCCTTTCGCTATCCTACTGTTGGGGTGAATATTCTTTTTTGGGTTGCCATTGCTGGAACCTTCACCAGCTTCAGCATCCTCACGCGATGGTCTTCGCATTACGAATTTACCACCACCTCTACCCTTTTTATGTTCTAGCGGTCTAGACCCGCCCTGAAATCGGGAAAAGTCTACTTTTTTGTAATCGAAATTTACTGGTTTGTTGGAGCTTTGCTGCGAATCCCTGCTGTTTGCGATTGGTTTTCCGCGCttgttctttttcttctttttgttcTTTGACTTCGTCATTTGACTACTTTCATTCGCTCCACGGATTTCGGTATCGCTATCGCCATCTGCAAAATCGTTTTCATTTTTGGGCTCTGGAAGCGGCTTCAACTGCAGTGGATATTCGCCCTTTGAACGCCTTTCCTTTTTCGGTGGCGGTTCATAGCTGCTGAAACATAACTTGGCGGCCGGCTCATCCGTTTCCGGTAGTATCGCACGCTTCATTTCTCGATCTTCCCGACGTTTTTGAACTTTCAGAGGAAGAGCTTTTTGCTTTTTCGGCTTATTCGATGACTCTTCCTTGACTTCACTTTCTTCTTTTAGTGAAGTAATATTGATAGTCTTTTCTTCAATGATCTTTTCTGAGTGTTCCGGTTCATCTTGGCGATTGCGACACGTTTCCAGGTGTCGTTCATAGGGTGTATTGAATTTGCGATCCTGATAGGACAGATGCAAGGATGTATTTAAATTCTGATTGCTGTCAGGGTGCTGGAAAAAAACCATTGATGGAAAAATAATTAGATTTATCAAAACGACACCTTATTAAAAatcctaaatattttgaatttaacggTTTATAAGGATGAATAAAACTACTCACTTTTAAATAATGCATTTCGATAAAGTTAACCATGCGACCATCGTCCGAAGCACTGTCGTCTAAAATTAATCGTCCTTTATCGTCCAATGTTctctgaaaagaaaaaaagggagGAGGCAAATGATTGAGGTTGGTACTTTCACCCTTAGAAGACCACTCACTATTTTGGATTCCGCAAAAACATTCGCTTCGGGTTGCTCTTTGAGTAGTTTCTTCACAATCCGCTGACACGAACCAACCTTTTCCGGAGCATCCAACAAAGTAGGTAAATTAGTTTCCATACCGCTTTCTGAGCTGTGATGCAAGTGACTGGCATCGTGCGGGCAGAAAAGCGGATTATTGATGTCGAAAGTGGACTGCATCTTGTGGCGGGTGTCCTTCTGCTGTTCGATCGCTACCGGAACGGATTTATTGAGAGGAATTTCACGGGCTTTCAGAATGATTTGGTGCAGGGTGTGCAGATGTTGCCGTACCAAAGACGGTACAGGAGTACAGCAAGCAATAATTCCTTGCATTTCTCGGGGAAGTTTCGAAGCTATATCCAGTGCCATGTGCTGCGGCAGAACGTAGCCGGGAGATTCATCTTCCTGGCGTGCCATTTTGTCCCGCCAATATAGAATTTCTCGAAAAGCATACATTTGACGTTGGTCGAAAACATGTTTGGAACGACGGTAAACACTCATAATGGTGTCCTCGTTGATAATCGGTTTTACGTAACGTTGTTTGCACAGGAAAGTTGCTTTGTTGTAGACGGTCTGTAGCAAAGCCGGACCTTTCTGAATGAGCTCATTTCTCATACAATCGTAGATGTACAGCAAATAGTGTGTATCTTTACGAGCGTaatcaatgaaattttctgGAACGGGACGAATGCGCCAATCTGCCAGTTGATAAGTTTTATCGGTTTCAATGTCACAGTAATGTTTGAGTAAAAACTGCAACCCTATTCTTGAAAATTCCAATATTTTAGCAGCTTCAGCCGTATCGAACATATTTACCACATAGAGGGCCAaatctctctggagccactcgaTATCGCTTACTGAACCATGTAgaactttgatgatttttgaatcgGTAAAAACTTCGTTCAGTACGTGCAGTTCTTCTCTCAGCGCTAGAGCATCTAGAATGTAATCCTTTTTGCGAGTAGATATTTGCATCAAGCAAGTAAACCCTTGAAAACTTCTGTAAGAATGGTGTTCTAAGTCGAGGGCTAACTCTTTGGCTTGCCTCAATTCTTCCATTAGTGCGGGCAACTGATTCTCCTTATCGATGAAATCCAAAGGCGTGTCTTCCAAAAGAATTGGTTTCTGTGGGTCCTTCAGTTTCATGTCTTCCTTCGAAGGTTGAAATTTATCTAGCTCAAACTCGTAGGGATGCAAGTAACTGGCTATGTTTCCAAGATCATCATACTCAGGGAGTACGGCCAAAGGTTTTAGAGAATTTGGCTTGTATTTGATTTTTGGAACGAAAGGATTTAGTTGAGAATTGTCAACTGGAACCTTGAAATTCACCTGCGGTCGGACTATATTGGTTGCCGTAATTAGGGTAGCTTTCACGGCTGGTGAAGATGCCGTAGCATTAGACCTTTCACGATTGTTTTCGTTCCAATTGCCACTTAGCCGATGGCGTGGTTCAGTCGgtatctgttgaaaaaaaaaaatgaaaggaaTTTAAATGTGCATTTTGAAACCATAAACCTGTACCTACTTGTATTTCACTAGAAACAAGGACCGTTTCATGCTTCTTCTTGATACCAGCAACTTCATCCAGGTTTGAATTAATTCGTTCCAAAATCGTATCGTTGAATTCCTGCAGCAGCTCGAACTTTTCCTCCCGGTCTCGCAGAACAATATTCCCTTTGACATCGTGCATTTTCAGTACGTCCCCGATGGCgtgcaaaattttgttcgcaTGTGAGTCCATGATGCGCACAAAGCTCGGATGAGAGGCGTAAAGGTCTCGAGAATTTCCAGCCGGCAAGGCCAGCACCGAGCGCATGGCGTTCACTATCAGCTTCTGACCGGACTGAAAAGGAAGACCAGATTAACTGATTGCACTATTGATTTAGGGAAATCAAGAACTTACGTCCGTGTATTTTCGAATCGGACTGGAATCAATATCTCGAGCAGGATGCTTCATTTGCGACGCCGATTTTGGAGTTAAATTTTTCCCCGTTGACAACTGTTTGCGGCCTCCTTTGTTGGCAGAAATTGGTGTATGAGGTTTCATTCTATTTTGCGATCATACGGTAAAAGTTGAATGTGATTTTAATAGGTAgcaataaaacaaaatctatTGAAAGCACACCGAAAACgttgaatttttcgatgaaaacaaACACACGCATGCacgttgtgatttttttttattttatgaaaaactgtCAACATTTGGATATCCGTTTATGGGCGACCCTCATGTCGACTTCCGTTGACATTGAATTCGTATAATGTTTGCTGCAAGGGGCATCATTacactaataccgtatttgttttcaccacccgaaagtgttgcaccttccaagctgaaaacgagcatgaatcgagttttgcactaatctttgttggtgtgcgtgaaatcggcagtgtcaaaagaaaacatcaagctgtcaaaaatccattacagctggtatttgttttcgtttgacttcgaaaattgaaatgaaatttactttagttgatcattatcttttaaataatatgaaaattttagcatgaatttatatattatgttgaattgtgaagatttcagatttattttgcttggtagattcgcctctggctctgatgataactgcaataccggctgattctgggtggtctatgtttgctgctgctagactgcagacCCCAtcttgaaggttccggtattttgaacgtttattcctcgcaaatacctcgagtacctatttccgttttcagatgacaaaagaaaaattcttggaagtcaaattggcgaactcagatcgcggaagtcgggggaggaaattttgctaacagaccgaaacgaacgaaattcaagctcccaatgcgggtgtagtctcgaactaccgtttttgaagggcaacgggtgggaatccaggacttggcgcaaccgagcatcgtcaccctaaagcacagctcgaagctggctcgaagcagagtagcttcgatgcagctgaacgcttcttgctgtggagaccaacttataggaccctcccgaacaagaaaacttttcggtttgggggattccaccagatctttgggttggcctttttgcactcggatttcctgctctttttcggcatcgcctggaaccgattgcagcaaaccttctgggcacatttctttttgggagcgttgtttgctttggaacgtgccatccaggtgaaattttttaaaaacaaaaaattataataaacattaataataaatgtctcaaaaaagcATATAGAACAAGAGTacaggaaaaaatattgaataaaagttTCGtcatttggtatatttttataatttaatccAAAGTACACCTAATCCAAtttagaaatattataatttacaACATGCATTCCTTATACTCTGATAAATCACAATTTGCTAACAACCTCATCGACCTGTCTGACCCAATGTTTCCGTAGAAAATCTGTCACAACGGGTGCCACCAATTCCGAATCGGTCAAATGAATGTGATGGGAACCTTTCAGATACTTCACGCGGAACATGGAATTTTGCTTCTTAAGTATGGCGACCATTTCATCGAAGCCTTCTTTGGAACCAGGATAGGGTGAATCGATGGCCTTGATCACCAGCTGTGGCACCTTGATTTGCTTTGTCAGAGCGTAGTTCACTTTATCCGACCATCCGGGAATGTTGTTGTACTTTATTCGGTTATCACGATCAAAATAATATTTGCCGGGAAATTTCTTGGACGGTTTGATGTTTCTTTGCAGTAAATATGGACCAGTTTCTCTCGTTACAGACAGATTCCATGGTTCCTTCAAACAAACGATCCAGCATGTCCTCATACGTGTAGGCTGGTGGTTCCGATCTTTCGCGATTCCTTTTATCGGCTTCAAGCAACTTATTGGCCATCACAGTAGCCCAAGAAATAAATCTTTTCGGGTAATATGACTGCGGTTTAAGGGCATCAATTCCAATCAGAAACTCCACCTTATCTGGAAACATTGACGTGAACATGAAAGCTATGATTGCTCCCATAGAATGCCCCATCATTGCCATCTTATCCCACCGATATTCGTTCATTAAGTGCAACAGAGGcggaaacggcactggtattgaatccggaacaagtttccgttcttcgggataataaagagaaaaaaacagctcgaacgcaattttcgcggtatagaaataaaccaaccatctgatatttgtttacatcgggaagcacgtgctgtcaaaattcatgatagtattggtgagagcgcaagcaacaccgaatattttcagagtgttccaccgtccactttatggtgcactaccagtggactactcatcctgaaaacgagcatgaaaacagcaaaaagtgcactaccggtagtgccccggtgcaccaccacacgaaaacgaattctctataaaAAACAATCTGAATAATAATAAACTCATGCACACGAAAATCATCAAGTCCAATAAAATCCGTAACAACGGAACGATGTACTGACGGGGTGGGCCGTAAAGAAAACCGCTGGATATATGGCCGATCCAATCGTGGACTCGCACATCGCAGCCACACATagaggaagaagaagaataataatttaaattaattgctTTAGAGTTGTTTTtcacatttcttacgcacacttgctgagcgtatcgccgcgactattacggcacCCTTCCCTACTAACCTAGTGAAACGAATACACTCGGCACAttgaaactttgtaaaaataaaggcctttaataaactagttttaaactttaaaaacatttgcaaGTGTGAATAACTTGCTGCTGAGCGTGTACAATCGGGACAATTAATCTTAAAACCTCTCGGTACAAATGTCAGTGCAAAAACTGGAAATAATTGCTCatattgggcttgtgatatagctcagttggcaagtatgttgtctcctgagccgatgtccgtgagttcgagcccaagagtaaatatcgaacacagttgttccggataagtttttcaataacgatccgccaactgcaacgttgataaagtcgcgaatgccataaagatggtaaaacaactataatcgaaacaaaaaaaaattgctcataTTAACGACGCGTTCTGAAATTgattttgggtgatgcatcagtcgaccgattgtttggtagatgtcaaatcactttaatgcttttgcatacgtttgtttATAATTTACAAACGCCAGCACCGATTAAAAAATcactttgatagaaaaaaaaatcaatttacggaCGCGAAACGCGAAATTATCAATACGCTCAGAATAGAATGTTACAAATTTGccttttaaacataattttattttaaaagtttttatcgTAAAGTTTCCTGGGTGTATTTCTCTATTCATGTACAGTGCCCTATGCAGCAAATCATTTCCAAATCCGATGGTCAACGTGCCCACTTTGCTCGCATCTGCATGCATGCATTTTGCATCATGATTGCGCATCGCGTATAAATTGATGATGCCCACCTGTGGATTAATCTgataaatttaaagttataattttgaagttcatatcTCATCAACTGTGTTCTTATTTCTCCGATCTAGCTCCACACAATGTCGAACAACTTAATGTGTTTGACAATCTTTACGATTTCAATTGTTACCGGCGTTTTTGCCAACTCCGGTTTTTCCATTCGGACAGTTAATGATGATGATCTGGTTAAGATGTTCCACAGCCACTCGAATTTAGTGGTTTTATTCAGTAAGTACCTATTtgataataaattattaaagttttgaaagAGTTCTCTAGACAGACCTTTTTTTTACTAGCCAAACCCGATTGTGAGAATTGCGATAAACTGGAAGCGGTGTTAGGAAAGTTGGTTCAAGAAATCAAAGATAATCTTGAAGCGGAAGCCGTGAAAGCAGTAAGCAGCCAGATGGCACGCCTATACAGCCCCAAGAAGGAACCAGCCGTAGTATTTTTCAGGCATGGTGTGCCTTTGCTGTACGATGGTCCCGTGAACGAAGATGCCTTAATTGGGAAACTGGTCCACAACAAGGATCCGAATGTGAAAGAGTTGTCCGATGAGAACTTTGAGCACCTTACCCAAGCATCGAGTGGAGCAACAACGGGTGATTGGTTTATCATGTTGTAAGttcgaaatttttcatcatgttaAAGCTCCTTTTAATGTTAACTCAACTTTTAGCTACACCACGAACTGCGTCGATTGCCAACGATTAACAGCCGTCTGGGAAGCTGTTGCAGCTGACCTCAAAAACCGAATGAACGTAGCACGCATGGAGAAAGACGGCAAAGGGAAAGATACTGCAGAGCGTTTCCGCGTGGGAAGTGTACCTGCTTTTATATTGTTAGTCATTTACAACTTGTTCTGATaaacatttaatttgaaattcattttttaaattgtattgcaGTCTTCGACAAGGAAAATATTACCGTTATGAAATTACCAAGTATGACGTGAAATCGTTTGTGTCATTTGCTCAAGACTGGTACAGAAATGCTACACCCGAGAAAGTACCAGCACCTGCTTCACCATTGTACGTTAAAATGCTTCCTATTTCTACTTATGATGTTAAATGAACATTCTATTTGTTAGTATtgacttcttttttttcatttcagcgATCAAATTGTGGAACGTGCTGTGGTGCTTCTCAAGGATTTACCCGCACTGGTTGACCAACTTCACCGAGACTATCCAACGTTATATTACTCTGCTCTAGCGATGTTTGCATTTGTAGTCCTTGGATTTACCGGAGCTATTGTTCTTGCAATTATTACCAGATGCAAAGCTGCTGCCAAaagcaaaaaaactaaaaccaaGAAAGCTAAATGAAAGACTTTTATATGTGATTAAAGCTTTTAAGATTAAGTATCAACTTCCAAACGAGCAAATAAAATCAATCCGATCCAATTTGAGCATCTTATGTTGAAATGTCATGAATGAAATGGTGCATTTTACCCAATAAAAATCTTaaccatctgtttttttttcttcgaataaaaataaaagtagtaAGTGGTTGTATTCGAAAAATCCTAgtggtttgtaaaaaaaatcatccataccAAGACAAGACGAAAAATACAATACAACAtaatcccccttattctgcgccgcgcgtgaagTGACGATATtcgagtcacccgattccaATAGTCGCTTTGGGTGAGAAATGTCTTTGAGAATGAACcttttgagttcttatcctaaaCTATTAGTCAGCTgggaatgaacctctgtcacatcggcttcgggaataaggtgacaagaccaGGCCCTGGCAATTTCACTTTCAATCGTCACTCAAAAATGAGCACAAAACGCGTCATTCGAAAGAGCTTCACTGTCAATTCCCTCCCACACCAGCTTTTCTTCACATTCGGCAAACGCTAATTTCACTCCGCTTTCACCTCGGTCTCCTTCGTTCGAAACTGGCAATcgtcaatttcatttcaaaacgaaattcgaGCATATCCCTTTCAGTGAAAGTTTCATTGCGTATACTCGCATACCTCCGAAAACAAAGCCGGCTGATGCCGGCTGGAAAACAACAATTTGCTGGCGCCCAAGGAAGACACCAACAATTGCTTGAAGATGCACACGGTGCCAGGCCGACATGGCCGGTAAACGCATcaacaaaaataccaacaattgcACGGGACACATCAAGAAATCTGTTGCCACGCGACTGATTGCGGGCAGTTTCAAGCATCATTGAAATTCTCTTCTGCtgacttttgaatttctttctttCACCCGAGCAGTGAATATGAGAGGATTCACTTTCATTCGAGTAATGAAAGTGAACTgctcgaaattgaaatttgttggaGTGAGACGAATAAagggaaatttcaatttcattctttcCTTTCGACGATGCCGAGCcctcacgtgactccgactcgactcgactattgtcacctcacgcgcggcgcagaataagggggaatgATAAATGTATATACctaatactgtatttgttttctccactcgtggagtgttccaccgtacccgataaaaacaaacacaaatcgtcgccagtgtattgctatctcactcactcacacgctctctcgcaacactggcaaaattatcggtgggccaccgtccgttagcagaactccgacaggtcaaaaccagtgcaacaccgtccgaataaacaaacagtttgacagcacctagtggtgcaccagtgcaacactagtgcaacactcggcataaacaaatacggtataatataatttaacaaaatcttttaaaagaaaatgagtTCTTTTGCCAAACGGTCATGATTGAAATCAACCCTCCGGTCTGATGTTCAAATAACAATCGTTATAATTAATGACCTAATCGTTGTATAACCCATGATAACAACAACTTGAATGAATAGGAtgtatatttagaaaaaatatataatttgagttgatttataattttttttcgtttcttttgtAATAGGAATACAAtacattttaattctgattcaacGAAACCTGATTAAAAAAACTTCCTGTATGGTGTGTTTAATGtgtaaattcaaaacattaaaaattgaatagttaatttttgttaatattgataatttgtttaaaattacctAAACTTACTTAAATTTCCGCAACGTGAACTCAGTTTTTGCTGCATGGGCTTATGTCGACTGTTATAAAATTGACATCTTTTTCGAACTCCGAACGCGTGCTGGTCTTCGACTGCGGTGTGCGGAAGAGACAGaaagaaaaatctgaagaaCGAACGATGATAAAAGATATTCATGGAAGAAAATTGATGTAACAAACGTGATTCCTGCAATAATTGTGtaaaatcgaacgaaaaaaaaactacaaactacGGTATGTCGTGATTTAATGCATAGCAATTTCGGTAAATTGTCGAAAATCAGGCCGAGGATTGGGTTTTGGCACGTTATTGGGAATGaaatatgataattaaaaaCCATTGCCAAAAAGGTCCTTGAAAATGACATTCGATTTGCGTAATAGGCGTAATGACTTGGGTTAGCTATACAGTCGATTGATATTGGAAGTTGTTGCTGTACCAAATATGAAGATAATGGTTTAATGTAAAACATGATTAACCAGTTATGTAATTTAAGCCAAACAAAATACGCGTCAAACAAAATCGCTTACTGATAGGGAGGTGGAGCCAATTGTGATCGTATTGTGgtttttttgcttaaaatatttttcagaaaagttaaCTACTATCGAAAAAATCATACAACAAATCACGCCCTAACACTATGGAGGAATACGCCCGTGAACCATGTCCGTATCGCATCGTAGACGACTGTGGAGGTGCCTTTGCCATGGGTTGCATAGGGGGAGGAGTATTTCAGGCTATCAAAGGTTTCCGCAATGCACCATCCGGATTCAGCAGACGATTGGTAAGGGTCGATGTAACAAGAAAATGTAATTGTAAATTGTATTGACTTAACGTCAGTCCATCGACATATAATCATAGTTAGGGTCaaggaaatgagaaaaaaagtttctaGATTTGTTTACACAATTATTTTTCATCCATGCTAATTTCTATCAATCCCTTTATTTCCTTTCCTTTAGGTCGGTAGTTTGTCAGCCATCAAATCCCGCTCACCCGTCATCGCCGGCAACTTTGCCGTATGGGGCGGAATGTTCAGCACAATCGACTGCACACTGGTTCACTTCCGCAAAAAGGAAGATCCGTGGAATTCTATTATCAGTGGTGCGGCCACCGGTGGTATTCTGGCAGCTAGAAACGGTGTCGGCGCGATGGCCGGTAGCGCCATTATCGGTGGAGTGTTGCTAGCTCTTATTGAGGGTGTCGGTATCATGTTCACTCGACTGTCGGCCGAACAATTCCGCTCGCAACCGATCGTCGAGGATCCTTCGGCCCTGGGAGATCCAAGTCAAAATGGGGCCGGTTCTCCAGCGGGTAGCCCTTCCTCAGCGATGCCGTTCGGTTTCGGTCAGTCCGGGCAAAATTATCAGTAATAAGGAACATCGTAGGCATTAGATGAAACactctttaaatttaaaacgagCGTTTAGAAAATCGGATATTTGAATGAACGCGATTGACAATTCCGGTTAGAAAGATACGATCAGGTGTTAACGGATCAACAAAAGGCAATCGTAACTATTCTGCCCTCCGTTACAGCTTCGATATATAACATCAAACAAACAACTGAGAACTTTCATTACTAGCCTCCGATCGGTTCCAGAGAGCCACTAACTTACCTCCTGTGATCATTAGCCTGAAAGTGACTcccgtttttcttttcttttccaaTTCTCTTGCAGGGAAAGAAAAAGGAATCGGTTAGGCCAGTTTTGTTAaaggattttctttttttctccggTATAAAGAATAAGTGTACTGATGTGCCCGTTTTTGCTTCCGATGAATAAAATTCGTCTTGGCTGACAAGCGTGCGCTCAAGAGTGACTGGAACGTTCGAACGTGATGGGTTTGATTATTGAATGTGTATTTTAGTGTTTAGGGCTCCTATTAATTTCAGTGTAAAATTGAGAACAGGATATCACCAGAATTGGCACCTTCTGTGTCCCTTACCCAGGAACCAAAGGTCGATGATAGGTTAAAACAGCAATCTGTTGATTCCTCGTTTGATTCGAGGAAAAACTAAGTTCAAAAGCAACACAAGTTTAtgtattttgatatttaaatacACCAACTCTAATACATCCGTGATGGTTTGCAGTCCAGCAGCCGGATTTGCTGTAAACTGGGTGTCTTTTGAAACCAAACTGTCGCGTATTATGTTCAGTTTTCTGTTCATTCGAAATCTTGCTTTCCTGGTGAATCACGATTTGCAGAAGGATTTTCCTGTTTTGCTGTATATAACAATTGctgggataaataaaacagttaaTTTCGAAATGCTGAAACCTAAAATTTGATCGAAAGAAAGGTCCTAGGGGGTGTCGAATTCCAGTTGAAAATATTGTCATTATTGCGTCATCAGCAATACACAGGTTATCAGTTCTATTGA is a window encoding:
- the LOC129744715 gene encoding exosome component 10-like; the protein is MKPHTPISANKGGRKQLSTGKNLTPKSASQMKHPARDIDSSPIRKYTDSGQKLIVNAMRSVLALPAGNSRDLYASHPSFVRIMDSHANKILHAIGDVLKMHDVKGNIVLRDREEKFELLQEFNDTILERINSNLDEVAGIKKKHETVLVSSEIQIPTEPRHRLSGNWNENNRERSNATASSPAVKATLITATNIVRPQVNFKVPVDNSQLNPFVPKIKYKPNSLKPLAVLPEYDDLGNIASYLHPYEFELDKFQPSKEDMKLKDPQKPILLEDTPLDFIDKENQLPALMEELRQAKELALDLEHHSYRSFQGFTCLMQISTRKKDYILDALALREELHVLNEVFTDSKIIKVLHGSVSDIEWLQRDLALYVVNMFDTAEAAKILEFSRIGLQFLLKHYCDIETDKTYQLADWRIRPVPENFIDYARKDTHYLLYIYDCMRNELIQKGPALLQTVYNKATFLCKQRYVKPIINEDTIMSVYRRSKHVFDQRQMYAFREILYWRDKMARQEDESPGYVLPQHMALDIASKLPREMQGIIACCTPVPSLVRQHLHTLHQIILKAREIPLNKSVPVAIEQQKDTRHKMQSTFDINNPLFCPHDASHLHHSSESGMETNLPTLLDAPEKVGSCQRIVKKLLKEQPEANVFAESKIRTLDDKGRLILDDSASDDGRMVNFIEMHYLKHPDSNQNLNTSLHLSYQDRKFNTPYERHLETCRNRQDEPEHSEKIIEEKTINITSLKEESEVKEESSNKPKKQKALPLKVQKRREDREMKRAILPETDEPAAKLCFSSYEPPPKKERRSKGEYPLQLKPLPEPKNENDFADGDSDTEIRGANESSQMTKSKNKKKKKNKRGKPIANSRDSQQSSNKPVNFDYKKVDFSRFQGGSRPLEHKKGRGGGKFVMRRPSREDAEAGEGSSNGNPKKNIHPNSRIAKGIQKTQKMFNFSSNNLKRK
- the LOC129744718 gene encoding thioredoxin domain-containing protein-like, coding for MSNNLMCLTIFTISIVTGVFANSGFSIRTVNDDDLVKMFHSHSNLVVLFTKPDCENCDKLEAVLGKLVQEIKDNLEAEAVKAVSSQMARLYSPKKEPAVVFFRHGVPLLYDGPVNEDALIGKLVHNKDPNVKELSDENFEHLTQASSGATTGDWFIMFYTTNCVDCQRLTAVWEAVAADLKNRMNVARMEKDGKGKDTAERFRVGSVPAFIFLRQGKYYRYEITKYDVKSFVSFAQDWYRNATPEKVPAPASPFDQIVERAVVLLKDLPALVDQLHRDYPTLYYSALAMFAFVVLGFTGAIVLAIITRCKAAAKSKKTKTKKAK
- the LOC129739701 gene encoding mitochondrial import inner membrane translocase subunit Tim17-B-like isoform X2, producing the protein MEEYAREPCPYRIVDDCGGAFAMGCIGGGVFQAIKGFRNAPSGFSRRLVGSLSAIKSRSPVIAGNFAVWGGMFSTIDCTLVHFRKKEDPWNSIISGAATGGILAARNGVGAMAGSAIIGGVLLALIEGVGIMFTRLSAEQFRSQPIVEDPSALGDPSQNGAGSPAGSPSSAMPFGFGKEKGIG
- the LOC129739701 gene encoding mitochondrial import inner membrane translocase subunit Tim17-B-like isoform X1; the protein is MEEYAREPCPYRIVDDCGGAFAMGCIGGGVFQAIKGFRNAPSGFSRRLVGSLSAIKSRSPVIAGNFAVWGGMFSTIDCTLVHFRKKEDPWNSIISGAATGGILAARNGVGAMAGSAIIGGVLLALIEGVGIMFTRLSAEQFRSQPIVEDPSALGDPSQNGAGSPAGSPSSAMPFGFGQSGQNYQ